A segment of the Streptomyces sp. L2 genome:
ACGGGGGTCGGTATGCGTCTGAGTTAATGAGCCAAGATCGGGGGGGAACACCCAGCCAAATCTCTGGCCTTCGGGCCTTAGTCTGGCAGGTTGCCGATCATGGCAGGAAGTACGGCTCGCAGGCCGAAGAAGCGGCTGGTGCCGTCGGAGAAGTACGAGAGTTCGTTGGCGTACTCACTGACCAGCACACCCAGCGTGGGGCGGCGGAGCGCTGGGGAGTGGACCGCTCCACAGTGATCACGGTGCTGTGGCGCGCGAAAGAGAGTCTGTTGGACGGGTTCGCGGCTGCGGCGCCGGGGCGGCCCCGGATGACGGCCGAACAGGCTCAACTGGCTGAGGCGAGAGCGGAGCTGGACGGTTGCGGGCCACCGTGACCGAGCAGGCCGTCGCTCTGCATCTGTATCAGGGAAAAGCGCGATGGGCCTGAGCCCCAGCCCGGTCCCGGCGCGGGCCGACGCACAGGTCAAGGCCGGGCTGCTGGAGCTGGTCAACCATGCCGGCCGGGCCGGCTGGTCGGTGCGCCGTGCCGCCGGTGTGCTGGGCATCGACCACATGCGTGTGCTGCGCCGACAGCAACGCCGCGCTGCCAGACAGCTCCAGGACGCGATGCCGGGCTCGGATGTCGCGCTGCACGCGCTGCTGGACTTCGAGCGTGAAGCGATCGCCAAGCTCGCCGAGGACTGGGGGCCACCTGGACCGCTCGCACCGCAAACTCGCCCACCGCGGCTCCCGCCTGGGCTGGGTCCACGCCATCGAGTCGTCCTTGTCGGCGTCGATCCAGTGCTTGAACTTGGAGCGCTCATATCCGGTGCGGTCTTCGCTGCGCAGGGGAAGCTGGGCGAGGGCGTCGCGGACGGGGAGGGTGATGGTGTCGGTGGTGGTGGCCGCTGCTGCGGGGGCGGGGCCGGTGAGCGCAGTGAGGAGAGCAGCGAGTACGGCGGTGGCGGCGAGAGCGCGCGGCAGGCGCATGGGCGGGAGTCCTCTCGGAGATCACAAACAGTTCGTGATCTTCGTAGCGGCTCCGGCAGGCGACCGCCCGGGCATCCGTGGCGGCTCTACCCGATCGGGCGGTAAGTCCGATCGTCGGCACCCCGCCTTGGCGGCCTAGGATCCGTGTTCGTGGCAGAGGTCCTCGACGAGTTGATCATGCTGGAACGGTCCGCTGAGGAAGAGCGCGCGAAACTCGCGGGCCTCACCGGCGACGCCTACGACGCCCAGCTGCACCGCTGGCGCGAGGCCAGCGCGGCTGTGCAGGAAGCCATCACCCGGCACGCCGACACCACCGGGACCGACCGCTACGAGGTCGAGCAGGCCGTCAAACGCGCCGTACGGCACGCCCAGGAAGACCCGGCCGTCGAATAGCACCGCGCCAGCCCGCGGCCCACGCCAGTCGGGCCGCCACACAGGCGGTCTCTGGGGCCGTGCTCGCCGATCCAGCCTCCGGGGCCTCTCCCCCGCGACCGCCTCCCGGCTCCACCTGCTCTGCTGCACCGGGCGGCCGACGGTGACCAGCAGGACGGAGCGAGCGAGTCGAAGGCGATCACGCGAGGCGGATCCCCCGGTGCCAACGTCTTCGCCGCCCGTCGTCCACGCCGAGGCCGGCCTTGCCATCGTCCAGGATCCGGATGCAGGCATTTCACTCTTCCTCTGGTCGAACGCCTCCGATGAGGCGCTGCGGGCCTTGTCGGCACTGGACATGGACGAACTGGCGCTCCGACGGCTCGCTCAAGGGCAGGTTCACCTGGTGTGGCACCCGGAACCCGGTACCTGCACATCCGCGGCCACTGACCCGGGCCATCGGCAGGTCCAACTCGTTGTCGGCACCCGGCAGCGGATCGCCGGCCACCGCGCAGCCCGCTGCCTCGACCGCCGCTACCGGCGGCTCTCCCCTGCTGAGCCGTCAACGCTCATGGTGAGCAGACCGGTGAGGGCACCCACGAACCCGCAGGTCAAGTGCTCAGCGATCGAAAAGGTCAGCACTGACGATCAGTCAACGCCGGTGCATTCCGCTCTCCGAACTGAGCAACGCGCAGGCCAGCAGCGAAGGACTGCTCACTTCCGGCAAGGCCGCAACAGGATCTCGTCGACCCGCGAGCGTGATCGGCCCGCATCGGCCACTGCCAGCGCTGACGTGGCCATTACACCTCCATCCACCCGGCGAAGTGCCCCTGAACGCTCGCACTTGACATTCCCCTTCAGCGACGAAACGATCCTGCCGCGAGAGCACCGCAGGAAGCGCTGGGGGCGTACACGGCCTGTGCACGCCCCCCCAATGCCTGCACGCGTTCCAGTACACAACCGCCTCTCATCAGGCACTGGCTGCACCAGGACCTGTGCATCGGACTTGACGGAGCCGGCCGGCCAGGACGTCCACGCGCGGAGATGATCCCTCAGCCCCGAAGCTCTACTAGCCGCTCAAGATCATGCACGCAGGGGCTGCCGCCGCGGAGGGCGCCCCCGACGGCGTCGCCCCAGATGCCGCGTCGGCTTCCCAACCGATCTAGGGCGTGTCTCTTCGATTAGTCAACGGGCTCGTGCACGGTAGGCGGTGAGACGTCGAGTTCTCGATCGTCGATCATGGTCGTGTGGTGGGGAACGCGTCTCGTGCAGTGATCATCAGCGATCGCAGGATCACCGGCCTGTCGGCTGACGTGATCGCTGAACTCGCCGCTGGAGTAGGATCGTTGTGGCGCACGCGGCACCAGGCCAAGCTCGCGTCCGGGCCACCGAAGCGGGCTGTGGGCGCGGGTGCGAAACACCGACTGGTGTTCGTCGACCGGCTCCTGGCGACGCTCGTGCATCTGCGCCATGCCGTCACCCAGGACGTGCTGGCCTGCTGGTTCGGTGTGAACCGTTCCACCATCACCCGTGCTGTCGGCGAGGTGCGGCCGCTGCTCGCCGAGCGACGGTGCACCATCAGCCCGGGTGTGCGGCTGCGGACACTGGCAGAGGTCGTCGACCACCTCGGAACCAGTGGGCAGACCGGCATTATCGACGGAACCGAGATCCGCGTCAGGCGCCAGGCCGCGGGCCGCAAGGACCGGGACAAGTTTTATCTCCGGCAAGAGCAAGCAGAACGCGGTCAAGACCATGGTTGTCACGGACGGCGAGGGCCGCATCCTCTTCTGCAGCCCGTCCCGGCACGGCAGCTGCGCAGACATCACCCATGCCCGCCAATTAGGGCTGGCCGGGCTCCTGGACGGCGGACCCGCACTGGAGATCCTCGCGGATGCCGGCTACCAGGGTCTGGGAGCCCAGACCGGCGGGCGCGTGGTGACGCCACCGCACCGCAAGTTCAAGAAGAACGCCCCGGACTGGTACGAGGAGATGCACGAGCGGAGACGCAAGGCGCACTCCTCGCGACGCATCCGCGTCGAGCACGGCGTCGCGCACCTGAAGAACTGGCGGGCGCTGGCCCGCCACCTCGGCCGCCGCGAGCACATCAGCGGCACCGTGCAAGCCGTCGCCGCCCTGTAGTCCCACCAGCAGACCGCCGACCTGACCCCGCCACGAACAATGTGAAACACCAAGCCCCACCGAGGCCCACGGCGTCTCACCGCCAACCGTGCACGAGCTCGTTAGAGGCCGTGCCATCACGCGTACGACTGGGTCCGCGTGCCGAGTGAGTGATCAAAGACGATTCCGGCGTTGATGCCGGAATAGGTGTCATTGACGCCTCCAGGCGCCGGGGCGATGCTCGAGGACCCCGGTCCGTCCTGCAATGACTGCTGACACACGAGGACAACGGCATGTCCGGATACGCACTGTCTCCCGACGAACTGTCCTGCAGCGCACAGAAGGTGGATCAGTCCTCACAGAACATCAAGGGCATGTATGCCCACCTGCAGAGCACGGTGCAGGACATCGGCGACCAGTGGCCGGGCGACGCGGGCACCGCCTTCAACAAGCTCACCGAGCAGCTCCACGCAACGCCCAAATCAATGGGTCCTTGAACAGGATCGCGGAGAACCTCAAGGCTGCCGGCGTGATCTACGACCGGCAGGAGCAGGGCCCGCCGTCCAGCACCACCAGCCGACTCGGCTGATCCCGCCACCTACCACGCACCGACGAGACGATCCAGGGGAACCGAGACCATCAAAGTCACCTTCGCGCAGCCGCAGTCGGCGCCGTCCGTCCAGGGCACCGCCGCCAAACTGCAGAGCGAGCTCGACGACATGAAGGCCCTCGTCCACAAATTTGCTGAGGGCTGTGACGGCGAGGATTCGGAATCTTGGCAGCGTGTGCAGCAGCGGTGGGAACAGGTCACGACGGAACTGCACCAGATCATCCAGGCAACCCAGCAAGCCCTCGGAAAGGCGGCGGACAACCACCAGGCCGCCGAGAAGAAGAACGTCGGCATGTGAGGCTGCCCAGCGCACCTCTCCTCCACCACGGCGGTGGCCCGGAAGCCATCGTGCACCTGGTGTTTTAGTCCCAGGCACTGGTCATCCAGTCGGCGGACATCGCCTTGGGGAGCCTGCCTCCGGTCACGTAGCCGAAGTACCGCCCACCGCCCGAGCGCACCAGTCGGGGAGCTGCACCTCGGACCAGCACTTCCAATACCTTTGGAAGCATCCGTGGTGTCCTGTGGGAGCTCGCCACCCACAATCTCGCATCGAACGGGTACTCAACGATTAGGGCCAGCTGTCGCCTCGCCCATCTGAGAACGTATCCCTCCAGCTCCGGCCCTTAGGGCCTCATCTTATCTTCGGCACCCCGAGGGATCCAAAAGGCGTACGAGCTGGGTCCATCCGGATGAGCCCATTCAAAGAGCTTCCTGGCCCCCAGTCGCTCGTAAAGCGAAAGGTTGCGGTGACTTGTGGCCTCACCGTAAATTGGTTCACCCTTATCCCGGATAGATCGACGGAAGAGTGATCGCCCAACACCGATTCCCCGACTGGACGGCAAAACAGAACCGAACGACCAATACCAATGCGATTCCTCCATTGGATGGACGTCCGCCCCGCCGAACATGTAGGAGGCCAACCGGTCGGCACAATCGCCGTTGCCGCCGATGGTTTGAATTTCACTGCGGCCGTGCTCACGCCCAGCCCCGGATGGACTGACGGGCTCGGTCAGCAGAACGCCGCGGCCATCGGCATCTAGAAGAGCCTCGCCCACAGCTAGGGTGTGGTCAAACATGTACTTGAAGAAGGCGGGTGCGAGGCTTCGGTACTCCTGCTCGCCTGGATAGATCCACCGAATAACGGCATCATCGGCGAAGCCTTCGGTCAAGATGTTGACGACTGTCTCGGCGTTCTTCGCCTTTGCTATATTAACTGCCATCACAGCTCCTTCATGCATCCTGTCACTAGAATCCGAGTCCGGAAGACCTATTGTGACCCATCGGGTACAAGTTCCGCGCACCCCGTGCCGGTCGAGCCGCAATTGACGCA
Coding sequences within it:
- a CDS encoding WXG100 family type VII secretion target, whose translation is MKVTFAQPQSAPSVQGTAAKLQSELDDMKALVHKFAEGCDGEDSESWQRVQQRWEQVTTELHQIIQATQQALGKAADNHQAAEKKNVGM
- a CDS encoding transposase family protein yields the protein MGRPALSTEPRSASGARPRAARTGTSFISGKSKQNAVKTMVVTDGEGRILFCSPSRHGSCADITHARQLGLAGLLDGGPALEILADAGYQGLGAQTGGRVVTPPHRKFKKNAPDWYEEMHERRRKAHSSRRIRVEHGVAHLKNWRALARHLGRREHISGTVQAVAAL
- a CDS encoding WXG100 family type VII secretion target, translated to MSGYALSPDELSCSAQKVDQSSQNIKGMYAHLQSTVQDIGDQWPGDAGTAFNKLTEQLHATPKSMGP
- a CDS encoding GNAT family N-acetyltransferase, whose translation is MHEGAVMAVNIAKAKNAETVVNILTEGFADDAVIRWIYPGEQEYRSLAPAFFKYMFDHTLAVGEALLDADGRGVLLTEPVSPSGAGREHGRSEIQTIGGNGDCADRLASYMFGGADVHPMEESHWYWSFGSVLPSSRGIGVGRSLFRRSIRDKGEPIYGEATSHRNLSLYERLGARKLFEWAHPDGPSSYAFWIPRGAEDKMRP